Proteins encoded within one genomic window of bacterium (Candidatus Blackallbacteria) CG13_big_fil_rev_8_21_14_2_50_49_14:
- a CDS encoding ABC transporter permease yields the protein MNAVLRFFQTIGSMGLFCAQVLTALFRPPFFWRETLRSMHTIGFQCLLPVLAIVVPTGMVTTLQGLHVFELFGAQRLLSSLLAEAVFRELSPTLVSIMVAAQAGSSVSGEIGTMRVKEEIDAMEVMAVDPFQYVIVPRLIALAVMVPLINAIACFGGIVGGYAVAIGLKGLNSGVFLANLFSFAKLSHIWGGMLKASIFGLIVGIMSCYKGYHVSGGALGVGLAANTTVVHSILLIVCINYFLTSALVTLLG from the coding sequence ATGAATGCAGTGCTAAGGTTTTTTCAAACCATTGGGAGCATGGGTTTGTTTTGCGCTCAGGTGCTCACAGCGCTGTTCCGTCCTCCCTTCTTTTGGCGCGAAACGCTACGCTCCATGCATACGATTGGCTTTCAATGTTTATTGCCTGTACTGGCAATCGTTGTGCCAACAGGCATGGTCACCACCTTGCAGGGCTTGCATGTCTTTGAACTCTTTGGCGCCCAACGCTTACTGAGCAGTCTTTTGGCCGAAGCCGTTTTCAGAGAACTCTCTCCCACCCTTGTCAGTATCATGGTGGCAGCCCAAGCTGGAAGTTCAGTCTCGGGTGAGATTGGAACCATGCGCGTAAAGGAAGAGATCGATGCCATGGAAGTTATGGCTGTGGATCCCTTTCAATACGTGATAGTACCCCGCTTAATTGCTTTGGCCGTCATGGTTCCACTGATCAATGCGATTGCCTGTTTTGGTGGCATTGTGGGGGGCTATGCTGTTGCAATTGGATTAAAGGGTCTAAACTCAGGTGTGTTTCTTGCCAATCTCTTCAGCTTTGCCAAGCTCTCACATATTTGGGGAGGCATGCTCAAAGCCAGTATTTTTGGACTGATTGTAGGCATTATGAGTTGTTATAAAGGCTACCATGTTTCAGGCGGTGCACTGGGGGTCGGTTTAGCAGCCAACACAACAGTCGTTCATTCTATTCTTTTAATTGTCTGTATCAACTATTTTTTAACCTCAGCCCTGGTCACCCTGCTGGGTTGA
- a CDS encoding methyltransferase, producing the protein MLYNYDTLLSRLPLILRARTAMTKHNFSLSPNHVHHSTCPACGFHLALDFYPGGKQPLATLGWPASEDEAKKMPRLPLEFVRCLQCGHIYNRLFDYTQVPYVNNPNRMYNRSALWKEHLESVCDAILPYLSEKSVVVEIGCGEAQLLSLLAQKHPQGRYIGFDPHAALVSPHPGVEIRAQLFEPHLHLDELKPDLLLSRHVLEHLMNPLAFIQETAFYCSYFEIFPLLFVEVPCIDRAIESSRLEDFYYEHNSHFSKASFTRFLKQINPNPLFIQTGYAQEVIFGLSRFTPQPTYLEHAESTLNFLKQSTHVQKNIHTLLNALQTQNLQVALWGGTGKGAAFMNSLNLDSTRFPLVIDSDPAKTGTYVPGTGQKIQAKNYLLEHPVDIILITTQWRARDIVNELIEAKIPFQKILIEYQGQLLNYLEDEHPYR; encoded by the coding sequence ATGCTATACAATTATGACACATTATTAAGCCGCTTGCCCCTGATCCTGCGAGCCAGAACAGCAATGACCAAGCATAATTTTTCACTTTCTCCAAATCATGTTCATCACAGTACCTGCCCGGCCTGTGGTTTTCACTTGGCTCTTGACTTTTACCCAGGCGGAAAGCAACCCTTGGCAACCCTGGGTTGGCCAGCATCAGAGGACGAAGCGAAAAAAATGCCCCGTCTGCCGCTTGAGTTTGTCCGTTGCCTGCAATGCGGACATATCTACAACCGTCTTTTCGATTATACGCAAGTGCCTTACGTCAATAATCCCAATCGCATGTATAACCGCAGTGCTCTTTGGAAAGAGCACCTAGAAAGCGTCTGTGACGCCATTCTTCCTTATTTATCTGAAAAATCCGTCGTGGTAGAAATTGGCTGTGGTGAAGCACAATTGCTTTCTCTGCTTGCCCAGAAACACCCCCAAGGCAGATATATTGGCTTTGATCCCCATGCAGCACTCGTATCACCCCATCCGGGAGTGGAAATTCGTGCCCAACTTTTTGAGCCCCACCTACACCTGGATGAACTGAAACCCGATCTTTTACTGAGCAGACATGTACTTGAACATCTCATGAATCCTTTGGCCTTTATACAGGAAACAGCCTTCTATTGCAGCTATTTTGAAATCTTTCCCCTGCTCTTTGTTGAAGTTCCCTGTATCGATCGGGCCATAGAGAGCAGCCGTCTTGAAGATTTTTATTATGAGCACAACTCTCATTTTTCAAAAGCTTCCTTTACCCGCTTTCTCAAGCAAATTAATCCAAATCCCCTTTTTATTCAAACAGGTTATGCCCAAGAAGTCATTTTCGGATTAAGCCGTTTCACTCCCCAGCCCACTTATCTGGAACATGCGGAAAGTACCCTGAATTTTCTCAAACAAAGCACGCACGTGCAAAAAAATATTCACACGCTCTTGAATGCTTTACAAACCCAAAACCTTCAAGTGGCACTTTGGGGAGGAACGGGCAAAGGAGCAGCCTTTATGAACAGCCTCAATCTGGATTCCACCCGATTTCCCCTGGTCATTGATTCAGACCCGGCAAAGACAGGCACCTATGTACCTGGAACCGGCCAAAAAATTCAAGCAAAAAACTATCTCCTGGAGCATCCTGTCGATATTATTCTAATCACGACCCAATGGCGGGCCCGTGATATCGTCAATGAACTTATCGAGGCAAAAATCCCCTTTCAGAAAATTTTGATTGAATACCAGGGCCAATTGCTCAATTATCTCGAGGACGAACATCCCTATCGTTGA
- a CDS encoding succinate--CoA ligase subunit alpha, with amino-acid sequence MAILIDKHTRVLVQGITGRDGSFHTRQMLDYGTSVVAGVTPGKKGQELEGVPVFNTVQEAVDETRANCSIIFVPPRFAADAVLEAADARIPLIICITEGVPVQDMIPVYDYVRKQGCRLIGPNCPGLISPGAAKVGIMPGHIHTPGKIGVISRSGTLTYELVYQLTRAGMGQSTCVGIGGDPIIGTKFIDLLELFEADSDTDAVVLLGEIGGNDEETAAAYIAKNMKKPVVSFISGRTAPPGKRMGHAGAIISGSSGTAEAKIEALNAAGVPVADTPPQVVELLSARLAAV; translated from the coding sequence ATGGCAATTCTGATTGATAAACATACACGGGTTCTTGTTCAGGGAATAACAGGGCGTGATGGCTCTTTTCACACACGGCAGATGCTGGACTACGGAACATCTGTTGTTGCTGGGGTCACTCCTGGCAAAAAAGGACAGGAATTAGAAGGCGTCCCCGTCTTTAATACCGTTCAAGAAGCTGTTGATGAAACCCGGGCCAATTGCTCCATTATTTTCGTTCCTCCTCGTTTTGCTGCTGATGCAGTTTTGGAAGCTGCTGATGCCCGTATTCCTTTGATTATCTGTATCACTGAAGGCGTGCCTGTGCAGGACATGATTCCTGTTTATGACTATGTGCGTAAACAAGGCTGTCGTCTGATTGGACCTAACTGTCCCGGCTTGATTTCTCCCGGTGCAGCCAAGGTCGGTATTATGCCAGGACATATCCATACCCCAGGCAAAATTGGTGTGATTTCCCGCAGTGGTACCCTGACTTACGAATTGGTTTACCAACTCACACGCGCGGGTATGGGACAATCTACCTGTGTGGGTATTGGCGGAGATCCGATTATCGGAACCAAATTTATTGACCTCTTGGAACTGTTTGAAGCAGACTCTGATACGGATGCCGTGGTTTTGCTGGGCGAAATTGGAGGCAATGATGAAGAAACAGCTGCTGCCTATATCGCCAAGAATATGAAAAAACCTGTTGTGAGCTTTATCTCTGGGCGTACAGCACCTCCTGGCAAACGGATGGGCCATGCTGGCGCGATTATTTCTGGAAGCAGTGGCACTGCTGAAGCCAAAATCGAGGCTTTGAATGCTGCTGGTGTTCCTGTGGCCGACACGCCTCCTCAGGTCGTAGAACTCTTGAGCGCGCGCCTAGCCGCCGTTTAA
- the trpS gene encoding tryptophan--tRNA ligase: MKTHEPPPKKRILTGDRPTGRLHLGHYAGSLVNRIKLQSDYETYILIADVQALTDNYEHPEILQKHIREVVLDYLAVGLDPKQAAFVVQSLVPEIAELTIYYLNLVTLARVERNPTVKTEIKQKFGHEVPMGFVCYPVSQCADITAFGAHLVPVGEDQKPMIELTRDIVARFNQYYGETLIMPEGMYSQVSRLPGTDGQTKMSKSLGNAIYLSDDPATLQKKIMSMFTDPQRIRGTEPGNVEGNPVFTYLDAFHPDPAFVEDLKERYRKGGADEKGKPLLGDVVVKRALINALNELLDPIRTRRQEFEKDDTYVWDVIAEGTRRGRARAAEVMDGVRSAMKLNYPLSL; this comes from the coding sequence ATGAAAACGCATGAACCCCCCCCAAAAAAACGCATTCTGACGGGAGACCGCCCTACCGGCCGCCTGCATTTAGGCCATTATGCTGGCAGCCTGGTCAACCGCATCAAATTACAGTCTGACTATGAAACCTATATCCTGATCGCCGATGTACAGGCCCTGACCGATAATTATGAACATCCTGAAATCCTGCAAAAACATATACGTGAAGTTGTTCTCGATTATTTGGCTGTCGGCTTAGACCCCAAACAAGCAGCCTTTGTGGTGCAGTCTTTGGTTCCGGAAATAGCCGAACTCACCATCTATTACCTCAATTTAGTCACCTTGGCCCGCGTGGAGCGCAACCCCACGGTTAAAACAGAAATCAAACAAAAATTTGGCCACGAAGTGCCGATGGGTTTTGTTTGTTATCCTGTTTCACAGTGTGCAGATATTACCGCTTTTGGGGCACATCTGGTACCCGTCGGCGAAGATCAGAAGCCCATGATTGAACTGACCCGCGATATCGTCGCTCGTTTTAATCAATATTACGGTGAAACCTTGATCATGCCTGAAGGTATGTATTCTCAAGTTTCACGCTTGCCTGGCACCGATGGGCAAACCAAAATGAGCAAAAGTTTGGGCAATGCGATCTATCTCAGCGATGATCCCGCCACGCTGCAGAAAAAAATCATGTCAATGTTTACGGATCCGCAACGGATTCGAGGCACCGAACCTGGCAATGTCGAAGGCAATCCTGTCTTTACCTATCTTGATGCCTTTCACCCTGATCCAGCCTTTGTTGAAGACCTGAAAGAGCGCTACCGCAAGGGCGGCGCAGATGAAAAAGGCAAACCCTTGCTCGGAGACGTGGTCGTCAAACGCGCATTAATCAATGCATTGAATGAACTGCTCGATCCCATTCGTACTCGGCGTCAAGAATTTGAGAAAGACGATACCTATGTTTGGGATGTTATCGCTGAGGGAACCCGCCGGGGTCGGGCCAGAGCAGCTGAAGTTATGGACGGCGTTCGCTCGGCCATGAAACTGAATTACCCCCTTTCACTTTAA